GCTCGCGCCGATGCTGAAGACCGGCACCGAGCGGGCCGTCGCCGGGCTCGCCGTGCTGCTGGGGCTCGGGCTGCTGCCCGTGCTGCCCGCCGGGGTGCCGGTTCTGACAGCCGCGCTGGCGGCGCCGGTCGTGCTCTGGGCGGACGGCCGGCGCAGGGGACAGGGGGACGAGGGGTGAACGTCTGGATCGCGATCGGTGTGACCGTCCTCGGGTGCTACGCCGTCAAGCTGGCCGGGCTGCTGGTGCCCGCCGGGGCTCTTGAGCGGCCCGTCGTCAAGCGCCTCGCCGTGTTGCTGCCCGTCGCGCTGCTGGCGGCCCTCACGGCCCAGCAGACCTTCGCCGACGGGCAGGTGCTGGTGCTGGACGCGCGGGCCGCCGGGCTCGCAGCCGCGGCTCTGGCGCTGGTGCTACGCGCCCCGTTGCTGTTCGTCGTCGCGGCGGGCGTGCTGGTGACCGCAGGAGTGCGGGCCATGGGCGTGGGGTGATCAGCCGACGGGGCGGCCGTGGGACCGGAGCGTGCGCAGGGCCTCGACCGTCACCACGGGGCGTGCCTCCAGGGCGGGCGCCGGGGCCCAGTGGCGCCATCGGACGGGCCAGCCGCCGTCCTCCTGCTGCTGGGCCGCGAGGTGGTCCAGGGAGCGTGTCATCTCGTCGTCCGTGAACCACGCGCGCGCGAGCGAGTGCGGTGTCCCCGCGTAGTCGTGCGGGAAGTGGTGCTCGCCCGGGGCGTAGCCGGGGGAGACCGGATACGAGTCCAGGTCGTCGGGATCCAGGGCCGCGAGGCGGTGTGCGCGTACCAGGCGGCCCAGGCGGTCGGCGGCCGCCTCCGCGCGCGGGCGGTCCGGGGCGGAGTCGAGGAAGGCCACGGCGGCCTCGATCTCGTACGGGTGGGACTTCTCCAGGGACTCGACCGCCTGCCAGCAGAAGTCCGTGGCCCGGAACAGCCAGGCGTGCCACACCTCGTTGCGGTGCAGCAGCCCCACCACCGGCCCGGTGGCCAGGAGAGCGCTGGGCGGGTCGTCCACGACCGGCACGAAGGGGGCCGTCGGGTAGCCGCGCTGGCTCGGGTGGATCGCCGGGAGGGCGCCGTCCGCTGTGGACACGGACGTCAGGTAGCGGCACATGCGTTCCACGCGCTGTCCGGCGCAGCGTCCCACGGCGTCCAGGACGCGCAGGGCGTGGGCGGTGTGCAGCGGCTGGCTGACCGGGCCGCGCAGATCGGGCTCCAGTGCGTGGCCGTACCCGCCGTCCTCGTTGCGGTAGGCGTCCAGGGCGGTCTCCACCGGGTCGGCGGCGCCGCCGAGGAAATGGTGGGCGAAGAGGCGCTGCTCGAGCACGCGCGCGGTGAGCCAGACGAAGCGTTCCGCGCGGGCCACGGGGGTGAGCGGCGGGGGCGACTGGGGGAGTGAGGGAGCTCCTGTTTCGGCCATGGCTCAGACGGTAGGGCGGAAAACGGTGCCGGCAGGCGGTCCCGGCTCAGGCCCACCCTCAGGAGCGGGATACTGGAATCATGCGGTTGACGGTCTTCTGGGAGCGGATGGCGGAGCACTTCGGTGCGGGCTACGCCGACACCTTCGCACGCGACCATGTGATGTCGGATCTCGGCGGGCGCACCGTCCACGAGGCGCTCGACGCCGGCTGGGACGCCAAGGAGGTCTGGCAGGTGGTGTGCGTGGTGATGGACGTGCCGAGGGAGAATCGTTGACCCGTCGGGGAGACCGCTGACCGAGGGCCCACGAAGATCGCAGGCGGGCAGACGGCTGTCGGTGGCGTGGGCGAGACTTGGTGCGTGGCACCCACTGACGAGACCGGGCAGGAAGCCCAGCAGTCCTCCCCGTCCGGTACGACACCGCCCACCCCGCCTCCCGTCGGCGGGACCGCCGGGCCGAACAACCGTATGCCGCGCTGGCTGCCGCGCGCCCTGGTCCTCGCACTCGCCCTCGTCGCCGTGTTCCAGCTGGGCAGTTGGGCCTTCCACCAGCTCACCGGCCTGCTGATCAACATCCTCATCGCGTTCTTCCTGGCGCTCGCCATCGAACCGGCGGTGAGCTGGATGGCCTCGCGCGGCATGCGCAGAGGACTGGCCACGTTCGTCGTCTTCATCGGCGTGATCGTCGTCTCGGCGGGCTTCGTCACGCTGCTCGGTTCCATCCTCGCGGACCAGATCATCAAGATGATCGAGGGCTTCCCGGCCTACCTCGACTCCGTCATCAACTGGATCAACACACACTTCAAGACCGATCTGAAGCGCGTGGACATCCAGGAGGGCGTGCTCCGTTCCGACTGGCTGCGCAACTACGTGCAGAACAGCGCCACAGGTGTCCTGGACGTGTCCGCCCAGGTCATCGGGGGTCTCTTCCAGCTGCTGACGATCGCGCTGTTCTCGTTCTACTTCGCCGCGGACGGACCGCGACTGCGCCGGACGATCTGCTCCCTCCTGCCGCCCGCACGGCAGGCCGAGGTGCTGCGCGCGTGGGAGATCGCCGTGAACAAGACCGGCGGCTACATCTACTCGCGCGGCCTGATGGCGCTGATCTCCGGCGCAGCGCACTTCGTCCTGTTGCAGGCCCTGGACGTGCCCTACGCGCCCGTGCTCGCCGTCTGGGTGGGCCTGGTGTCGCAGTTCATCCCCACCATCGGCACGTATCTCGCGGGCGCGCTGCCCATGCTGATCGCGTTCACGGTCAACCCCTGGTACGCGCTGTGGGTACTGATCTTCGTGGTGATCTACCAGCAGTTCGAGAACTATGTGCTCCAGCCGAAGCTGACGGCCAGGACCGTCGACATCCACCCCGCGGTCGCCTTCGGCTCCGTCATCGCGGGCACTGCGCTCCTGGGCGCCGTCGGCGCGCTGATCGCGATCCCCGCCATCGCCACGCTCCAGGCCTTCCTGGGGGCGTATGTGAAGCGGTACGACGTCACGGACGATCCCCGGGTGCACGGCCATCGCCGACGCGGGGAGGGGCCGGGCCTCGTCACGCGCGCCAGGCAGCTGTGGGCACGGCGGCCCGAGAGGGGACGGCCCGAGGGCGGGGGCTCCGGGAAGAGCCCGGCCTGAGTCGCTGCGCCCCTGCCTCACGGAGGTGCCGCGTGGGGCGCTTGACACGAAAATCGAACATCCATTCTTATGGAGTCTCCGGCGAAGCTCAACGACGGGCATTTCGACGTACTTTGGGTGGAGAAGTGCCCGAGTTATCCACAGGCCGGACGTGCGTCGGGGCGCATTGTCAGTGGCAGGCGTTAGCGTCTTTGACGTGAAGCGATCGACTCAAGCAAATCGGGTGGAACCCATGGCAGGAACCGACCGCGAGAAGGCCCTGGATGCCGCTCTCGCACAGATTGAACGGCAATTCGGCAAGGGCGCGGTCATGCGCATGGGCGACCGGACCAAGGAGCCCATCGAGGTCATCCCGACCGGGTCCACCGCCCTCGACGTGGCCCTCGGTGTGGGCGGCCTGCCCCGCGGCCGTGTCGTGGAGATCTACGGACCGGAGTCCTCCGGTAAGACCACCCTGACCCTGCACGCGGTGGCGAACGCGCAGAAGGCCGGCGGCCAGGTCGCCTTCGTCGACGCGGAGCACGCACTCGACCCCGAGTACGCGAAGAAGCTCGGCGTCGACATCGACAACCTCATCCTCTCCCAGCCGGACAACGGCGAGCAGGCCCTGGAGATCGTGGACATGCTGGTCCGCTCCGGCGCCCTCGACCTCATCGTCATCGACTCCGTCGCGGCGCTCGTCCCGCGCGCGGAGATCGAGGGCGAGATGGGCGACAGTCACGTGGGTCTTCAGGCCCGCCTGATGAGCCAGGCCCTGCGCAAGATCACCAGCGCGCTCAACCAGTCCAAGACCACCGCGATCTTCATCAACCAGCTCCGCGAGAAGATCGGCGTGATGTTCGGCTCCCCGGAGACCACGACCGGTGGCCGGGCGCTGAAGTTCTACGCCTCGGTGCGCATCGACATCCGTCGCATCGAGACCCTGAAGGACGGCACGGACGCGGTCGGCAACCGCACCCGCTGCAAGGTCGTCAAGAACAAGGTCGCGCCCCCCTTCAAGCAGGCCGAGTTCGACATCCTCTACGGCCATGGCATCAGCCGCGAGGGCGGCCTGATCGACATGGGTGTGGAGCACGGCTTCGTCCGCAAGGCCGGCGCCTGGTACACGTACGAGGGCGACCAGCTCGGCCAGGGCAAGGAGAACGCGCGCAACTTCCTGAAGGACAACCCCGACCTGGCCAACGAGATCGAGAAGAAGATCAAGGAGAAGCTGGGCGTCGGCGTGCGTCCAGAGGAGCCGGCCGCCGAGCCGGGCACGGACGCGGCGGTCTCCCCGGCACCGGCCGACGCTGCGGCGGCGGTTCCCGCCCCGGCAGCGGCCAAGCCCGCCAAGTCCAAGGCCGCCGCAGCCAAGAGCTGACCCGTGACTCGACGAACCGACTGGGCGGAGTACGAGTACACCGCCTCCGGTGCCCCACGGGGGAGGGGCACCGGAGGGGAGACGGGCTCGGCCGTGGACGGCGAGGACGCGCACGGGGACGACCGGCCGTACGGGGACGACGGGCCGTACGGGGATGCCTCCCAGGGCAGCGGCTCGTCCGACAGAGGCTCACGCGGAGGCGGCTCGTCCAGGGACGGCTCACGTGACGGTGGGTCCCCTGGCGGGCGTGGACGCGGGCGCCGTCGGCGTGGCTTCGGCGCGGCGGTTGCCGAGGACGGAGGTTCCCTCTCCTCGTCGAGGGCCGAGCAGGGGGAGCCTCCAGGGGACCCGGTCGAGCAGGCTCGGGCGATCTGCCTGCGTCTGCTCACCGGGACCCCGCGGACCCGCAAGCAACTCGCCGACGCCCTGCGCAAGCGGCAGATCCCTGACGATGCCGCCGAGGAGGTGCTGTCGAGGTTCGAAGAGGTCGGCCTCATCAACGACAGCGCCTTCGCGGACGCCTGGGTGGAGTCCCGGCACCACGGCCGGGGGCTGGCCCGGCGTGCGCTCGCCCGGGAACTGCGGACCAAGGGCGTCGACTCCATGCTGATCGACGAGGCTGTCTCCCAGCTCGACTCCGAGCAGGAGGAGGCGACCGCGCAGGACCTCGTCGCGCGGAAGCTCCGCTCCACTCGGGGGCTCGACCGGGACAAGCGCCTCCGCCGCCTCGCGGGCATGCTCGCCCGCAAGGGCTACTCCGAGGGCATGGCCCTGCGCGTGGTCCGGCAGGCGCTGGAGGAGGAGGGCGAGGACACGGAGTTTCTGGGAGACGAGGGGTTCTGAGGCCAGGGCGAGACCCTCGTGGGCCCGCGCCCGCTGTCGAGCCGCGCGGTCACACCACCGGAAGCCCCGCCGCCCGCCAAGCCTGGAACCCGCCGACCAGATCGGTGGCCCGGTGCAGTCCGAGCTGGTGCAGGGACTGGACCGCCAGGCTGGAGGCGTACCCCTCGTTGCAGATCACCACGACGCGCAGGGAGTGGCTCGTGGCCTCCGGGAGACGGTGGCTGCCCTGCGGGTCGAGGCGCCACTCCAGTTCGTTGCGCTCGACGACGACGGCGTCGGGGATCAGGCCGTCCCGTTCGCGCAGGGCCGCGTAGCGGATGTCCACCAGCAGTGCGTCACCGGCCCGGGCGGCCTCGTACGCCTCCCGCGGCTCGATCCGCTCGTAGCCCGCACGCACGCGTTCCAACAACTCGTCGACGCCGACGGGACGTTGGACACCGCCACCGCCACCGTCGCTCACCCGCTCGTGCGTCGCGCTCACTGCCAGTCCTCCGGTCGCTCCACCTGCTCGAGCCGCAGGATCGGCCCGCTGCGGCTGTAGCGGCGGATCTGCGGCAGGGGCGGGTAGTAGGCGTGGACGGAGATCGCGTGCCGGTCGGGGGACTCGTTGAGCACCTCGTGGACGTGGTGCCGGCCGAAGGCGCGGCCCTGGCCGGAGGGCAGCCGGCGTTCGCGGTCGACATCGTCGGTGAGTTCCAGGGTCTTCCAGCCGTCGGTGGGCAGCCGCGCGGCGAGCGAGTACTCCGTGAGCTCGCCCGACGCGGTCAGGAAGGCGCCGACGGAGTCGGCGTGGTCGTGCCAGCCGGTGCCCGTGCCGGGCGGCCAGCCGATCAGCCAGGCCTCGCTGCCGCCGGGCCCGTCCAGCCGCACCCAGGTGCGGCCTTCCGGATCAAGCGGCAGGGAGGCGATCAGCTCGGTGTCGGCGGCCGTACGCCGCACGAAGTCGAAGAGGTCGGCCTGAGTGGGCGCCGAAACGGCGGCGGAGACCGAAGAGGAGCCGGAAGCAGAGCCGGAAGAGGAGACAGCGGGGGATGGGGAAGGGGATACAGACACGGGTGCCGTCCTGAAGGTCCTGATGAAGGGTTCGCGAGTCAGACGGGTCGGCCGCGGCAGACAGAGCGCGGCGCGCGCACGGAGGAAGAGTGATGCGAAGTCAGCAGGACGGGCGACACACGCAGCCCGCATAGCGGACGAGGTCCATATGGACCCTCCGCCACAGGCGCACACAGGTGTCGGTCACGCACCGGAGTACACCATGACCACCCGGACCGGTCAACTCACTGTCACCATGCGGACGCACGGTGACAGCGAGCACAGCACCCTCGGTATCGACGTCAGCGAGAGCCGGCCGACGCACCGGCCTCGGCCTGCGCCTTCGCCGGTCCGCCCACCGTGGCCTCCGCCGCCGCGTACAGGTCGTCCGGGCGCACTCCGCTCAGCGCGGTGACGAGGTGCCCGTCGGGGCGCACCAGGAGCACCGTGTGCGCGGCAGCGCCCGGATAGCTCTCGGCGACCAGCAGCTCGGCGGGGTGCGGCAGTGCCGCGACCGCGGCCGCGAGCCGGGGCATGATGCCGGCGCTGACCCAGTGCTTGCGCTCCCACACGCCCGTGCCCGGCGCGATCAGCAGCACCAGCAGCGCGCCGCGGCCGAGCCGGTCCCGCAGCCGGACGAAGGTGCCGTCCTCCGCGGTGACCCGCACGTCGGTGACCGGCGCTCCCGGCGGTGTGTCGACGGGGGTCTCTCCCTCGAGGTGTCGGGGCGCGAGGGGCGAGTCGGCGTACGCCCCCGGCGCGCCGAGCTGGCCGTGCCCCAAGTGACCGTCCGTGAGGAGCGCGTCGTGGCCCCGGGAGGAGCCGGGGACGTAGGAGCGCAGGCCTCCGCCGCCGCGCAGCAGCGGCAGCGCCTGGTCGGCGGCGCGCAGCCGGGCGGCGACGACCGCCCGGCGCTCGGTCTGGTAGCTGTCGAGGAGCGCCTCGTGCGGCCCGTGGTGCCAGGCCAGGGCCAGCTTCCAGGCGAGGTTGTCGGCGTCCCTGAGGCCCTCGTCCAGTCCGTGCGTGCCCAGTGCGCCCAGCAGGTGTGCCGCGTCCCCGGCGAGGAAGACGCGGTCGGCGCGCCAGCGGCGGGCCAGGCGGTGGTGGACCGTGTGGACGCCGGTGTCCAGCAGGTCGTACGGCGGGGTCGTGCCGCCCGCCCAGCCGGCCAGGGTCTCCCGGATGCGGGTCAGCAGCAGCTCGGGTGTGACCAGGTCCTTGCCGGGCGGCAGAAGCCAGTCCAGACGCCACACGCCGTCCGGCAGCGGGCGCGCGGTGACCTCGCCGGCCGAGGGGCCCGACATGCGCCACGGCGGCATGCGGTGCAGCAACGCCTCGTCGTGCCAGGGCAGTTCCGTACGCAGCGCGGCAACGGCGTGACGTTCCACCGCCGTACGGCCCGGGAAGCGGATGTCCTGGAGTTTGCGCACGGTCGAGCGGGGGCCGTCGCAGCCGACCACATAACTGCCGCGCCACCAGGTGCCTTTGGGACCGCGGGTGTGGGCCGTGACGCCCGAGGACTCCTGTTCGATGCCGTCGACGCGGCTCTCCACCGCGACTTTGACGAGCCGTTCACCGGAAAGGGCCGCGCGCAGGGCGTCGGTCAGCACGTGCTGGGCGATGTGCAGGGGAGCGGGCTCGGTGCCGTCGAAAACGATCTCGCGCATCACCTGTTTGCGCCGCATCGACCGCCATCCGGCCCAGTGGGAGCCGGCCTGTGACAGTGGCACGCCGGTCAGCCGTTCCATGAGGGCGGCGGTGTCCTCGCGCAGGACGACGGTGCGCGCCGCACGGGGTTCGTCCTTGCCCGGGCCCTCGTCGAGAACGACGCACGGCACCTCGTGACGCGCCAGCGCCAGGGCGAGCGTGAGCCCGACCGGCCCCGCTCCGACAATGATCACCGGGTCCACGGCGCGGCGCCCCCTGCCCGTGGTGTTGTCCTGAGAGACGTAGGTGAACAGGAAGTTGGAGCAGGGTGCACGATCACAGAACGTATGCAACCCATTGCCGGTGCTTGCGTCAAGTGACCGGAGGCCGGTGGCGATCATGCCGCCGCACCAAGGGTAGCCGGGAGACACGCTCGTCACTTGATGGGGTATCAGGGTGAGCCGCAGCCGGATCGCTCAGGGCTCGGCACGACTGTGGCTCGCCGGATCCCCGGCGGGCCACAGTCACAGCGGTTGTCGGGCCGTCAGATAGTGCCGCCGGCACCGGTGCCGTAGGTGCCGCCCACCTCGGCCGCGTTCACGTCGTCGACCTTATCGGCACCGAGAACAGCCCCTGTGCTGCGCTTGCTGCGGCGCAGCCTGCCCTCCAGCCAGGAGGCGAAGGACGTGAGGATGAAGTTCAGGACGATGAAGATGACCGCCACGACGATGAAGCTGGGGATGACGTTGGCGTAGTTGGCCGCGAGAGTGCTGCGCGTGTTGAGCAATTCCGTGAAACCGAGCATCACGCCGCCCAGCGCGGTGTCCTTCACGATGACGACCAGCTGGCTGACGATGGCGGGCAGCATGGCGGTGACGGCCTGGGGGAGCAGGATGGTCGTCATCGTCTGGCTCTTGCGCAGGCCGATCGCCATGGCGGCCTCGGACTGGCCCTTGGGCAGGGACAGAATGCCGGCGCGGACGACCTCGGCGAGGACCGAGGCGTTGTAGAGCACCAGGCCGGTGACGACCGCGTACAGGGGCCGCTCGTCGCTGGGGATGCCCGTGGAGCGAACGTAGAACTCGTTGGCGAACAGCATCAGCAGCAGCACCGGGATCGCCCGGAAGAACTCGACCACCGCGCCGGCCGGGATGCGCACCCAGCGATGGTCGGACATGCGTGCGATGCCAAGGACGGCGCCCAGCGGGAGGGCGATGACCATGGAGAGGGCCGCGGCTTTCAGGGTGTCAGCCAGGCCCGGCAGCAGGTACGTCGTCCACGCTTCAGATGTGGTGAACGGCTTCCACAGGGCCCACTTCAGCTGGCCCTTGTCGTCCATCGTCTGCCAAACCCACCACAGCAGCAGGGCGAGCAGGACGAAGAAGACCACTGAGAAGAGCACGTTGCGCCGCTTGGCCCGCGGGCCGGGGGCGTCGTAGAGGACGGACGTCATCGCTTCACCGCCAGTCGCTTGCTCAGCCAGCCCAGGATCAGGCCGGTGGGCAGGGTCAGTACCACGAAACCGAAGGCGAAGATCGCGCCGATGAGCACCGTCTGTGCCTCGTTCTCAATCATTTCCTTCATCAGGAGTGCGGCCTCGGCCACGCCGATCGCGGCCGCCACTGTCGTGTTCTTGGTCAGCGCGATCAGCACGTTGGCCAACGGCCCGACGACCGAGCGGAACGCCTGCGGCAGCACCACGAGCCGCAGGATCTGGCTGAAACTCAGCCCGATGGCACGGGCAGCCTCTGCCTGCCCGACAGGCACTGTGTTGATGCCGGAGCGGATCGCCTCGCAGACGAAGGCCGCAGTGTAGGCGACGAGGCCGAGGACCGCCAAACGGAATGCCTTGGCCTCGAAGTCGTCGGGTGCGCCCATCGTCACGCCGAAGATGTTGGCGAGGCCGAGCGAGGTGAAGACGATGATGACGGTGAGGGGGATGTTCCGGACGATGTTCACATAGGCGGTGCCGAACCCGCGCATCAGCGGAACCGGGCTGACCCGCATGGCCGCCAGCAAGGTGCCCCAGATCAGGGATCCGATGGCCGAGAGGACGGTGAGCTGCACCGTGACCCAGAAGGCACCCAGCAGGGTCGGGTCGTCATAGTCAGATAGAAAGTCGAACACGATCTCCCGCGCTTCCGGGTGTGTGGCTTGGGCAGCGGACGTGCCGCGCCGCCGCCGGAGAAGCTAGGGGCGGCGGCGCGCCTGCGGATCCCCGCTGTGATCGCGGGGATCCTGCGTCGGCGGAGTTCCGCGTTACTGGACGATCTGGCCGATCTTCGGGGCCTTCTCGTTCTTGTAGTTCGCCGGCCCGAAGTTCTCCTTGACGGCCTTGTCCCAGGAGCCGTCGCTGACCATCTTCTCCAGCGCGTCGTTGATCTTGTTCACGGTCTCGGTGTCGCCCTTCTTCACACCGATGCCGTAGTTCTCGTTGCTCAGCTTGAGCCCGGTGAGCTTGAACTGCCCCTTGTACTGCTCCTGCGCCGCGAAGCCGGCGAGGATCGCGTCGTCCGTGGTCAGGGCGTCGAGCTGGTCGCTCTGCAGACCCGCGATGCACTCCGAGTAGCCGCCGAGCTGCTGGAGCTGGGCCTTCGGCGCGATCTTGTCCTTGACGTTCTGAGCCGAGGTGGAGCCGGTCACCGAGCACAGCTTCTTGCCGTTGAGGTCGGTGCCCTCCTTGATGTCCGAGTCCGCCTTCACCAGCAGGTCCTGGTGGGCCAGCAGGTACGGACCGGCGAAGTCGACCTTCTGCTTGCGCTCGTCGGTGATCGAGTACGTGGCCGCGATCATCTTCACGTCACCGCGGGCCAGCGCGTTCTCACGGTCGGCGCTCTTGGTCTCGACCCACTCGATCTGGTCGGGCTCGTAGCCCAGTTCCTTGGCCACGTACGTCGCCACGTCCACGTCGAAGCCGGAGAAGGAACCGTCGGGCTCCTTCAGGCCCAGACCGGGCTGGTCGTACTTGATGCCGATCTTGATCTTGTCGCCGCCACCGGAGCCGGAGCCGTTGGAGTCACCGCCGTTGTCGCCACCACACGCGGTAGCGGTCAGGGCGAGAACGAGAGCGGTGGCGGCCGCGGCGGAGACCTTGCGGAGCTTCATGGTGAACATCCTTTGCCGTGAAGAGAAAAACCGTCGTTTCGGGTGACGCGGGTCGTCGCAGGCGCGACGCGCGCCCTAGTGATGCAGGATCTTCGACAGGAAGTCCTTGGCACGGTCGCTGCGCGGATTGCTGAAGAACTGGTCGGGCGCAGCCTCCTCGACGATTCGGCCGTCCGCCATGAACACCACGCGGTTTGCGGCCGATCGTGCGAAACCCATCTCATGGGTGACGACGATCATGGTCATGCCGTCCCGGGCGAGCTGCTGCATGACCTCCAGCACCTCGTTGATCATCTCGGGGTCGAGCGCGGAGGTCGGCTCGTCGAAGAGCATGACCTTCGGCTCCATGGCCAGCGCCCGCGCGATCGCGACGCGCTGCTGCTGGCCGCCGGAGAGCTGTGCCGGGTACTTCTCGGCCTGCGCGGCCACGCCGACCCGGTCGAGCAGAGCCCGGGCCCGCTCCTCGGCCGCCTGCTTGTCCTTCTTGCGGACCTTGACCTGGCCGAGCGTCACGTTCTCGAGCACGGTCTTGTGCGCGAAGAGGTTGAAGGACTGGAAGACCATCCCGACGTCGGCCCGGAGCCGAGCGAGTCCCTTGCCTTCGGCGGGCAGCGGCTTGCCGTCGATCTCGATCGTGCCGGAGTCGATCGTCTCCAGGCGGTTGATGGTGCGGCACAGGGTGGACTTACCGGACCCGGAGGGTCCGATGACCACGACGACTTCGCCGCGGGCGATCGTCAGGTCGATGTCCTGGAGTACGTGCAACGCGCCGAAGTGCTTGTTGACGCTCTTCAGGACGACCAGTTCTCCGGTCGCGGCCACATCTTCCTTGGCCACCGATACTTCGGTCATCGCTCTCAGGCTCCGTCCTCCTCGGTTTCGGAGGACAGTAGTAACCCTCTACGACCTGCGTCATTACATCTGAGGGGAATCTGAGCATCACGATCCGAT
The genomic region above belongs to Streptomyces coeruleorubidus and contains:
- a CDS encoding amino acid ABC transporter ATP-binding protein; the protein is MTEVSVAKEDVAATGELVVLKSVNKHFGALHVLQDIDLTIARGEVVVVIGPSGSGKSTLCRTINRLETIDSGTIEIDGKPLPAEGKGLARLRADVGMVFQSFNLFAHKTVLENVTLGQVKVRKKDKQAAEERARALLDRVGVAAQAEKYPAQLSGGQQQRVAIARALAMEPKVMLFDEPTSALDPEMINEVLEVMQQLARDGMTMIVVTHEMGFARSAANRVVFMADGRIVEEAAPDQFFSNPRSDRAKDFLSKILHH